A genomic region of Anopheles coustani chromosome 3, idAnoCousDA_361_x.2, whole genome shotgun sequence contains the following coding sequences:
- the LOC131259864 gene encoding tetratricopeptide repeat protein 36 homolog encodes MGSLTKDCLSEHDRQVLESILNPSQIGGEEYLLQEEEAHLVDPQDAEGETDPRLKESQRLEIEAIALAGDGKLTEALELLGKSIETAPERPAPWNNRAQVYCLLGKESEALQDIEEALKLSNSSGRTGCRALCQRGILKRKSNDIDGARQDFEQAAKLGSKFARTQLIELNPFAALCNQMLREVMKL; translated from the exons ATGGGTTCACTAACGAAGGACTGTCTTTCGGAGCACGATCGGCAAGTGTTGGAATCGATTTTGAATCCATCGCAAATTGGTGGTGAAGAATACCTGCTTCAAGAAGAGGAAGCACACCTTGTCGATCCACAAG ATGCTGAAGGAGAAACTGACCCTCGTTTGAAGGAATCTCAACGGCTTGAAATTGAAGCAATTGCATTGGCTGGTGATGGTAAATTAACAGAGGCTTTGGAGCTACTCGGCAAATCTATAGAAACCGCACCGGAACGTCCTGCACCCTGGAATAATCGTGCACAGGTTTACTGTTTGCTTGGAAAGGAGTCAG AAGCTTTGCAAGACATAGAAGAAGCGCTGAAGTTGTCAAATAGCTCCGGAAGGACAGGATGTCGTGCTCTTTGTCAGCGTGGTATTCTGAAGCGAAAAAGCAACGACATCGATGGGGCACGGCAGGATTTCGAGCAGGCCGCCAAGCTGGGAAGCAAATTTGCCCGCACGCAGTTGATTGAGCTGAATCCGTTTGCAGCATTGTGCAATCAAATGTTACGAGAGGTCATGAAGTTATGA